A genomic window from Silene latifolia isolate original U9 population chromosome Y, ASM4854445v1, whole genome shotgun sequence includes:
- the LOC141627842 gene encoding uncharacterized protein LOC141627842, whose protein sequence is MTNTESSTTHGATGKPNLHPDYSVTNILNKVRMLDGVKVSYSAWVKLFTLHARGYKVLHHIDGTNPPPETDASYASWCEIDAHVLQWIYGSVSDELLLRILEADSTAHEAWLRLKNHFHNNKGSRAAALEHEFTHMSLEKASSLDDYCQRLKDIATQLNDVGS, encoded by the coding sequence ATGACGAACACCGAAAGCAGCACCACGCATGGAGCCACTGGTAAGCCCAACCTCCATCCTGATTATTCCGTCACAAACATCCTCAATAAGGTTCGAATGTTAGATGGTGTTAAGGTGTCTTACTCCGCCTGGGTGAAGCTTTTTACCCTCCATGCCCGAGGTTATAAAGTCCTTCACCATATTGACGGCACCAATCCGCCACCCGAGACCGACGCCTCGTATGCGTCCTGGTGTGAAATTGATGCCCATGTGCTTCAATGGATCTACGGATCCGTTTCCGATGAGCTCCTTCTTCGCATTCTCGAGGCAGACTCCACGGCTCATGAGGCATGGCTCCGTCTCAAAAATCACTTTCACAATAACAAGGGTTCTCGAGCGGCGGCCTTGGAACACGAATTTACTCATATGTCGCTGGAAAAAGCGTCATCTTTGGACGATTATTGCCAACGTCTGAAGGACATCGCCACCCAATTGAATGATGTCGGCAGCTAG